In a single window of the Terriglobia bacterium genome:
- the sdhC gene encoding succinate dehydrogenase, cytochrome b556 subunit codes for MPYNEQSTGKTHHQLVFPRERRTTMGKITKYISYRGGEGQWSWLLHRITGIGVFVFLLAHIIDTAMIGWGPKVYNETIAIYRLPAFRVGEVVLAGAVLYHALNGIRIIIMDFRPETMTAQKKIFYAVVAIFIVIFVPAAIYMLAWVVK; via the coding sequence TTGCCATACAATGAACAGTCAACCGGAAAGACCCATCACCAACTCGTCTTCCCCAGGGAGCGCCGCACCACCATGGGCAAAATCACAAAGTACATCAGCTATCGCGGGGGCGAAGGCCAATGGTCGTGGCTGCTGCACCGCATCACGGGGATCGGCGTGTTTGTCTTCCTGCTGGCGCACATCATCGACACCGCGATGATCGGTTGGGGTCCCAAGGTTTATAACGAGACGATTGCGATCTACCGGCTCCCGGCGTTCCGGGTGGGGGAAGTGGTCCTGGCCGGGGCCGTGCTTTACCACGCGCTGAACGGCATTCGAATCATCATCATGGACTTCCGGCCGGAAACGATGACGGCGCAGAAGAAAATCTTCTACGCCGTGGTGGCGATTTTTATCGTGATCTTCGTGCCCGCCGCGATTTACATGCTGGCGTGGGTGGTGAAATAG
- a CDS encoding amidohydrolase/deacetylase family metallohydrolase produces the protein MPFESSNSFTRRELLAGMGASFALAGGPRNPGSKPMSTSGMQEGAAGKRYDLLVRGGRVIDPSQDIDAVRDVAIASGKIAKVAPNIPSGQAREVIEAGGKIVTPGLIDIHTHVFPYVGPYGIEPDPACLRRGVTTVVDAGTSGSLTIPAFRKFIIERAATRIRPLLHVVAIGLVAGGTPNMGELEDLRYCVPKLAVEAANKNRDLVVGFKIRFSRDYTGPNDYEGMKRAREAADEAHLPLMIHIGGSYSPLPKLLALMKKGDVVTHSFNGHPNGIVDSSGKLLPEVVEARRRGVLFDVGHGAGSFSFDVMEECLKQEFLPDTISTDLYSANINGPVFDMVTTLSKFLLLGLSLRQVVERATVNPTRVFNFGAEIGTLRSGAEADVSVLELREGNFVFVDSARKTRTGRQKIEPVVTIRGGKAYYPAA, from the coding sequence ATGCCCTTCGAGAGTTCCAACTCATTTACCCGGCGTGAACTGCTGGCCGGCATGGGCGCTTCTTTTGCGCTGGCCGGCGGACCTCGCAATCCAGGAAGCAAGCCAATGAGCACCAGCGGGATGCAGGAAGGCGCCGCTGGCAAACGCTACGACCTGCTGGTTCGCGGCGGCAGGGTGATTGATCCCTCTCAGGACATCGACGCCGTGCGCGACGTGGCGATTGCGAGCGGGAAGATTGCAAAGGTGGCACCGAACATTCCCTCGGGCCAGGCGCGGGAAGTGATCGAAGCTGGCGGAAAAATTGTGACGCCGGGATTGATTGACATCCATACTCACGTTTTTCCTTACGTGGGTCCCTACGGGATTGAGCCTGACCCAGCCTGCCTCCGCCGCGGCGTCACCACGGTGGTGGACGCGGGAACTTCCGGATCGCTGACCATTCCAGCCTTCCGCAAGTTCATTATCGAGCGGGCCGCCACGCGCATCCGGCCGCTGCTTCACGTGGTTGCGATTGGCCTGGTTGCGGGAGGTACGCCGAATATGGGCGAGCTGGAGGACCTGAGATATTGCGTTCCGAAACTGGCCGTCGAGGCTGCCAACAAGAACCGCGATCTTGTGGTGGGTTTCAAGATCCGTTTTTCCAGGGACTACACCGGCCCGAACGATTATGAGGGCATGAAGCGCGCCCGCGAGGCTGCGGACGAAGCCCATCTTCCCCTGATGATCCACATTGGCGGATCGTATTCGCCTCTGCCCAAACTCCTGGCCCTGATGAAAAAGGGAGACGTGGTGACGCACTCCTTCAACGGACATCCGAATGGCATTGTGGACAGCAGCGGAAAGCTGTTGCCGGAGGTGGTTGAAGCCCGGCGGCGCGGCGTGCTGTTTGACGTGGGACACGGCGCGGGCAGTTTTTCGTTTGATGTAATGGAGGAATGCCTGAAGCAGGAATTCCTGCCGGACACGATTTCGACCGACCTCTATTCCGCCAACATCAACGGTCCGGTGTTTGACATGGTTACTACGCTTTCAAAATTCCTTCTGCTGGGCTTGAGCCTCCGCCAGGTGGTGGAACGCGCCACGGTGAACCCAACCCGGGTGTTCAATTTTGGGGCTGAAATCGGCACTCTGCGTTCGGGCGCCGAGGCTGACGTCAGCGTGCTGGAATTGCGGGAAGGGAATTTTGTTTTCGTCGATTCCGCCAGGAAAACGCGGACCGGCCGGCAGAAGATAGAGCCGGTGGTAACCATCCGCGGCGGGAAAGCCTACTACCCGGCAGCGTAG
- the tmk gene encoding dTMP kinase — translation MKRYGEHRFPGKLFVVEGIDGSGKSTQLNLLHQWLRAEGYGTVFSEWNSSPLVRDTTRRGKKKKMLSPASFCLIHATDFADRMEHNILPLLKAGAVVLCDRYIYTAFARDVARGMDPGWVRELYAFAVKPTLAFYFRVPLEVAMKRLLNGRSGFKFYEAGMDMELSADPVESFEMFQGQILAEYDKMIPEFDLTMVDATQPIEEQQTRMRQLVKAKLAQAKRLRVAP, via the coding sequence ATGAAACGTTACGGTGAGCATCGCTTTCCGGGGAAGTTGTTTGTCGTCGAGGGCATCGACGGTTCCGGCAAATCAACGCAACTGAACCTTCTCCATCAGTGGCTTCGGGCCGAAGGGTATGGGACGGTGTTCAGTGAATGGAACTCTTCGCCTCTGGTGCGTGACACCACGCGCCGGGGCAAGAAGAAGAAGATGCTAAGCCCCGCCAGTTTCTGCCTGATTCACGCCACGGACTTTGCGGACCGCATGGAGCACAACATCCTCCCGCTGCTGAAGGCGGGCGCGGTTGTGCTTTGCGACCGCTACATCTACACGGCCTTTGCGCGGGACGTGGCGCGCGGGATGGACCCTGGGTGGGTTCGAGAGCTCTATGCGTTTGCCGTAAAGCCAACGCTGGCTTTTTATTTCCGCGTACCTCTGGAGGTGGCCATGAAGCGGTTGCTGAACGGCCGCAGCGGATTCAAATTTTACGAGGCTGGCATGGATATGGAACTGAGCGCCGATCCAGTGGAGAGCTTTGAGATGTTCCAGGGGCAGATCCTTGCAGAGTACGACAAGATGATTCCGGAATTCGACCTGACCATGGTGGACGCCACCCAGCCCATCGAAGAGCAGCAAACCCGCATGCGTCAGCTTGTAAAGGCGAAACTCGCGCAGGCCAAACGACTGAGGGTGGCGCCATGA
- a CDS encoding succinate dehydrogenase translates to MNGAGRPRPHGGVELLAWIFMRVSGVVLLFMVLIHLAIMHIINNVEVINYHFVAMRYATPFWRTYDVVMLWLAFIHGLNGVRVMIVDYVNPGGWRVFSLASLYVLGFMFLALGSLVILTFNPAKPF, encoded by the coding sequence ATGAATGGAGCGGGACGGCCAAGGCCGCACGGCGGCGTCGAACTTCTGGCATGGATTTTCATGCGCGTATCGGGCGTCGTTTTATTGTTCATGGTCCTCATACACCTTGCCATCATGCACATCATCAACAACGTTGAAGTGATTAATTACCATTTTGTTGCCATGCGCTATGCCACGCCGTTCTGGCGTACCTACGACGTGGTGATGCTTTGGCTGGCTTTCATCCACGGGCTGAACGGCGTGCGCGTGATGATTGTTGATTACGTGAATCCGGGCGGCTGGCGGGTGTTTTCTCTGGCTTCGCTGTACGTGCTGGGATTCATGTTCCTGGCGCTGGGTTCCCTGGTGATTTTGACTTTCAATCCCGCGAAGCCTTTTTAG
- the sdhA gene encoding succinate dehydrogenase flavoprotein subunit — protein sequence MVHSYDALIIGAGGAGLMAALQLSSHGRVAVISKLYPTRSHTGAAQGGIGAALGNHEEDHWEWHMFDTVKGGDYLADQDAVEILCREAIETVYDLEHWGLPFSRTPEGKIAQRPFGGHTREFGKAPVRRSCYAADRTGHMILQTMYQQCLKNQVHFYDEYHVLDLLVEQGRCAGVVALCLATGELHTFRAKAVVFATGGCGRMFSVTSNAHALTGDGMGVALRRGIPLEDMEFFQFHPTGIYRMGILLSEAARGEGSVLRNKDGERFMERYAPTLLDLAPRDMVSRAMYREMREGRGIGGKNYLHLDMTHLGREVLDMKLPDITDFVRTYLGIEPAKELVPVQPTAHYSMGGIPTDLDGRVVVDEKNTPLPGLYAAGETACVSVHGANRLGTNSLVDILVFGRRSGRHAARFITENDLPPLREKPEERSREMLSRLLSSQGQERGADIRDTLQNEMMEKASVFRDAGTLTAMREKLKEIRSRYANVKIEDRGRKYNTQLLEIFELGILIDLADVLVEGALARQESRGAHSREDFPKRDDANFLKHTLAYLGPKGIDLAYKPVTITRFEPMERKY from the coding sequence ATGGTCCATAGCTATGATGCGCTGATCATCGGAGCAGGCGGCGCCGGCCTGATGGCCGCGCTGCAGCTCTCTTCGCACGGCCGCGTGGCCGTCATCAGCAAGCTCTATCCCACCCGATCGCACACGGGCGCCGCGCAGGGCGGCATTGGGGCCGCGCTGGGGAACCACGAGGAAGACCACTGGGAATGGCACATGTTTGACACCGTGAAAGGCGGCGATTACCTGGCCGACCAGGACGCGGTGGAAATCCTGTGCCGCGAAGCCATCGAAACGGTTTACGACCTGGAACACTGGGGACTGCCCTTCAGCCGCACGCCGGAAGGCAAGATTGCGCAACGGCCGTTTGGCGGCCACACGCGCGAGTTTGGCAAGGCGCCGGTCAGGCGGTCGTGCTACGCGGCGGACCGCACCGGGCACATGATTCTGCAGACGATGTATCAGCAGTGCCTCAAGAACCAGGTGCACTTCTACGACGAATACCACGTGCTGGACCTGCTGGTCGAACAGGGACGGTGCGCGGGCGTGGTGGCGCTGTGCCTGGCCACCGGCGAACTGCACACCTTCCGCGCCAAGGCTGTGGTGTTTGCCACCGGCGGCTGCGGAAGAATGTTCAGCGTAACCTCCAACGCCCACGCGCTCACAGGCGACGGCATGGGAGTGGCGCTGCGCCGCGGAATTCCGCTGGAGGACATGGAATTTTTCCAGTTCCACCCGACCGGCATCTACAGGATGGGCATTCTGCTCAGCGAGGCCGCGCGCGGCGAAGGTTCGGTGCTGCGGAACAAGGACGGCGAGCGATTCATGGAGCGCTACGCGCCCACGCTGCTGGACCTGGCCCCGCGTGATATGGTGTCGCGCGCCATGTACCGTGAAATGCGCGAAGGGCGGGGCATTGGCGGAAAGAATTATTTGCACCTCGACATGACGCACCTGGGACGCGAAGTGCTGGACATGAAGCTGCCCGACATCACCGATTTCGTCCGGACCTATCTCGGCATCGAGCCTGCAAAGGAACTGGTTCCCGTGCAGCCGACCGCGCATTATTCCATGGGCGGCATCCCCACCGACCTGGATGGCCGGGTGGTAGTGGACGAAAAGAACACTCCGCTGCCGGGTCTTTATGCGGCGGGTGAAACGGCCTGCGTCTCCGTACACGGCGCCAACCGGCTGGGCACGAATTCGCTGGTGGACATTCTGGTGTTTGGGCGGCGCAGCGGGCGCCACGCCGCGCGGTTTATCACAGAGAACGATCTGCCGCCGCTCCGTGAGAAGCCGGAAGAACGCTCGCGGGAAATGCTCTCCCGCCTGCTTTCGAGCCAGGGCCAGGAGCGCGGGGCCGACATCCGGGATACGCTCCAGAACGAAATGATGGAGAAGGCTTCGGTTTTCCGCGACGCTGGAACTTTGACCGCCATGCGCGAAAAGCTGAAGGAAATTCGCAGCCGCTACGCCAACGTCAAGATCGAGGACCGGGGCAGGAAATACAATACACAGCTTCTGGAAATTTTCGAACTTGGAATATTGATCGATCTGGCGGACGTGCTGGTGGAAGGGGCGCTGGCCCGGCAGGAGAGCCGCGGGGCGCACTCCCGCGAAGACTTCCCGAAGCGCGACGACGCAAATTTCCTGAAGCACACCCTGGCTTATCTTGGCCCGAAGGGAATCGATCTGGCGTATAAGCCAGTAACGATCACCCGGTTCGAGCCCATGGAAAGAAAATACTAA
- a CDS encoding succinate dehydrogenase iron-sulfur subunit — MQVTLKIRRFNPEKDKEPWWGEYQIEADPTDRLLDALNHVKWYLDGTLTYRRSCAHGVCGSDAMLINGRNALACKLLLKNLGSRITVEPMRSFRVIKDLLVDMDVFFDKYKAMKPYLMTDLPEPDRERLQSPEDREKFDDTTKCILCAACTTSCPSFWANPDYVGPAAIVNAHRFIFDSRDEGKEERLDILNTAEGVWRCRTIFNCVEACPRGINVTRAIGEVKKALLFRKA; from the coding sequence ATGCAGGTGACGCTGAAAATCCGGCGCTTTAATCCGGAGAAGGACAAGGAACCGTGGTGGGGCGAGTACCAGATTGAGGCCGACCCCACCGACCGCCTGCTCGACGCCCTGAATCACGTGAAGTGGTATCTCGACGGCACTCTCACCTATCGGCGCTCCTGCGCGCACGGCGTTTGCGGGTCCGATGCCATGCTGATCAACGGCCGCAACGCCCTGGCCTGCAAATTACTCCTGAAAAACCTGGGCAGCAGGATTACCGTCGAGCCCATGCGCAGCTTTCGCGTGATCAAGGACCTCCTGGTCGATATGGATGTGTTTTTTGACAAGTACAAGGCCATGAAGCCGTACCTCATGACAGACTTGCCGGAGCCTGACCGGGAACGGTTGCAATCACCGGAAGACCGCGAAAAATTTGACGACACCACCAAATGCATCCTGTGCGCCGCCTGCACAACCTCCTGCCCTTCGTTCTGGGCCAACCCCGATTACGTGGGGCCGGCGGCCATCGTCAACGCGCACCGTTTTATTTTTGACAGCCGCGACGAGGGCAAGGAAGAACGGCTGGACATCTTGAACACTGCGGAAGGCGTGTGGCGCTGCCGCACGATTTTCAACTGCGTTGAGGCCTGCCCGCGCGGCATCAACGTGACCCGCGCCATCGGGGAAGTCAAGAAGGCCTTGCTGTTCCGTAAGGCTTGA
- a CDS encoding CRTAC1 family protein, giving the protein MKLSRRQILGSGAALLGSTLMEVVTTPIWKWRGIPVLEAAQIANPETSIPVTYVNVAKEAGLNAVNVWGGVEHKNYIIEAKGNGIAFFDYDNDGWIDIYLTNGSRLDTKWPAGQAPTTHLYKNNRDGTFTDVTEHSGLARTGWQTGVCVGDYDNDGWDDLFLTFWGQNVLFHNNGDGTFTDVTRKAGLYQDGVRWGSGCTWIDYDRDGHLDLFVCNYIVLDIDKVPVPGKSGSCQWKGLPVMCGPRGLPGGSNLLFHNNGDGSFTDVSEKSGILKPGPRYSITAVAYDFDNDGWPDIYVAVDSEPSIFFQNKHDGTFEDIGVMAGCAYNEDGQEQAGMGVGVADYDCDGWFDIFKTNFSDDTSDLYRNNGDGTFTDVTFMAGVGGDTQDVKWGCGFVDYDNDGWPDIVQVNGHVYPEVDQHHLSQTFKEPRIVYRNLGNGRFKNVSADMGPGINERFSSRGAAFGDYDNDGDIDIVINNMNDAPSLLRNDGGDKNNWIKIKLIGTVCNRTAIGARAYVTTGKHRQMNEVHSGTSVMSQSDLRLHFGVGKAGKIDLIEVKWPTTQKIEKFTDVEVNQILTIREGQGIVKKSKLGA; this is encoded by the coding sequence ATGAAACTTTCTCGCCGCCAGATTCTGGGCTCGGGAGCAGCCCTGCTCGGTTCCACGCTGATGGAAGTTGTGACCACGCCCATCTGGAAGTGGCGAGGGATTCCTGTGCTCGAGGCGGCGCAAATTGCGAATCCCGAGACCTCAATCCCGGTGACTTACGTTAACGTGGCGAAAGAGGCCGGCCTCAACGCGGTGAACGTGTGGGGCGGGGTCGAGCACAAGAACTACATTATTGAAGCCAAGGGAAACGGGATCGCCTTTTTTGACTACGACAATGACGGCTGGATTGACATCTATCTGACCAATGGCAGCCGGCTGGACACAAAGTGGCCCGCCGGCCAGGCCCCCACCACTCATCTTTACAAAAACAACCGCGATGGAACCTTCACCGACGTGACGGAACACTCCGGTCTCGCGCGCACCGGCTGGCAAACGGGAGTTTGCGTCGGCGACTACGACAACGACGGCTGGGACGATCTCTTCCTGACCTTCTGGGGACAGAACGTTCTGTTCCACAACAACGGCGACGGCACGTTTACCGATGTCACCCGGAAGGCCGGCCTGTATCAGGATGGCGTGCGATGGGGCTCCGGCTGCACGTGGATCGATTACGACCGCGATGGCCACCTGGACCTGTTTGTCTGCAATTACATTGTGCTGGACATCGACAAGGTGCCCGTCCCGGGAAAGTCCGGCTCCTGCCAGTGGAAAGGCCTTCCCGTGATGTGCGGGCCGCGCGGGCTGCCGGGCGGGTCAAACCTTCTGTTCCACAACAACGGCGACGGGAGCTTCACGGACGTGTCGGAGAAATCGGGAATCCTGAAGCCGGGTCCGCGATATTCGATCACAGCCGTGGCGTATGATTTTGACAACGACGGCTGGCCGGACATCTACGTGGCTGTCGATTCCGAGCCGAGCATATTTTTCCAAAACAAACACGACGGAACGTTTGAAGATATTGGCGTGATGGCCGGCTGCGCCTACAACGAAGACGGCCAGGAGCAGGCCGGGATGGGCGTGGGCGTTGCCGATTACGATTGCGACGGCTGGTTCGACATCTTCAAAACCAATTTCTCCGATGACACGTCAGACCTTTACCGCAACAACGGCGATGGCACGTTCACCGACGTCACGTTTATGGCCGGGGTAGGCGGAGACACCCAGGACGTGAAGTGGGGATGCGGCTTTGTGGATTATGACAACGACGGCTGGCCGGATATTGTCCAGGTGAATGGCCACGTCTATCCCGAGGTGGACCAGCACCACCTGAGCCAGACGTTCAAGGAGCCCCGGATTGTCTATCGGAACCTGGGGAATGGCCGGTTCAAAAACGTCTCTGCGGACATGGGGCCGGGAATCAACGAACGCTTTTCCAGCCGCGGGGCCGCCTTTGGAGATTACGACAACGACGGCGACATTGACATCGTGATCAACAACATGAATGATGCGCCGTCGCTGCTTCGGAACGACGGTGGGGACAAGAACAACTGGATCAAGATCAAGCTGATCGGGACCGTGTGCAACCGCACGGCAATCGGCGCCCGGGCTTACGTGACAACCGGGAAACACCGCCAGATGAATGAAGTCCACAGCGGAACCAGCGTGATGTCGCAGAGCGATCTCCGGCTGCACTTTGGCGTGGGCAAAGCTGGCAAAATCGATCTGATAGAAGTGAAGTGGCCCACCACCCAGAAAATCGAGAAGTTCACGGACGTTGAGGTCAACCAGATTCTGACCATCCGCGAAGGTCAAGGGATCGTTAAGAAGTCGAAGCTGGGCGCCTGA
- a CDS encoding methyltransferase, giving the protein MADSTQQLDPGPILQAAFAFWTSKVLLTAVELDVFTTLGDRRMTGAKLGAEIGLHERGIRDFFDALVAMQFLHREGDGPSAMYFNTPAGALFLDRSSPRYVGGWLVMLNNRLFRFWHDLPEALRTGLPQNEIKHSQKGMFEELYQDLPRLEQFMGAMTGLSRINFEAFAAKFDFSKFRTLCDVGGATGLLSIEVAKKHPHLRCTSFDLPVVEPIAQKHIAAAGLSGRVGTAAGDFFKDPLPKADIITMGMILHDWNLDKKMQLIRSAYEALPPGGALVAIEALIDDARRENLFGLLMSLNMLIEFGDAFDYSGADFRGWCSEVGFRRFEVMHLAGPSSAAIAYK; this is encoded by the coding sequence ATGGCAGACTCGACGCAACAACTTGACCCTGGTCCAATTCTCCAGGCGGCATTCGCTTTCTGGACTTCCAAGGTCCTCCTCACCGCTGTCGAGTTGGACGTCTTCACCACGCTCGGCGATCGCCGCATGACCGGAGCGAAACTGGGCGCAGAGATAGGATTGCACGAACGGGGTATCCGTGATTTCTTCGACGCGCTGGTGGCGATGCAGTTTCTCCATCGCGAGGGCGATGGCCCATCGGCGATGTACTTCAACACTCCTGCGGGCGCACTTTTTCTCGACCGCAGCAGCCCCCGATACGTCGGCGGCTGGCTGGTGATGCTGAACAACCGGCTTTTCAGGTTCTGGCACGACCTTCCCGAGGCCTTGCGCACCGGGCTGCCGCAGAATGAAATCAAGCACAGCCAGAAGGGGATGTTCGAGGAACTCTATCAGGACCTGCCGCGGCTAGAACAATTCATGGGCGCCATGACCGGCCTTTCACGCATCAACTTTGAAGCCTTCGCCGCCAAATTCGATTTCTCGAAGTTCAGGACCCTGTGCGACGTCGGCGGAGCGACGGGCCTGCTCAGCATCGAAGTTGCGAAAAAGCACCCGCACCTCCGCTGCACTTCTTTCGATTTGCCGGTGGTCGAGCCGATCGCGCAGAAACACATCGCGGCTGCCGGGCTCAGCGGGCGTGTCGGCACCGCGGCGGGCGATTTTTTTAAGGACCCGCTGCCCAAGGCGGACATCATCACCATGGGCATGATCCTCCACGATTGGAACCTCGATAAGAAGATGCAGCTTATCCGCTCAGCTTACGAAGCGCTTCCTCCGGGCGGTGCGCTGGTGGCCATTGAGGCCCTCATCGATGATGCCCGTCGCGAGAATCTGTTTGGTCTGCTGATGTCTTTGAACATGCTCATCGAATTCGGCGACGCGTTTGACTATTCCGGGGCGGACTTCCGTGGCTGGTGCTCGGAAGTTGGTTTCCGCCGCTTTGAAGTGATGCACCTCGCAGGCCCTTCGAGCGCCGCCATCGCTTACAAGTAG